From the genome of bacterium:
CTTTGTTCAGGACAAAAAATTGAATTAAGAAATTTTGGTATCCTGAAGGTAAAATCAAGAAAAGCACGAGTGGGAAGAAATCCACGAACAGGTCAAATTGTTCCTATTGGAATAAGAAAAGTCATTACTTTCAAATCGGGTAAAAGACTAAGAAAAAAAGTAGAAAATGCTTAAAAAGAAAGTTTGAGGAATGTGAAAATATGCACTTTGATGAAAAAGATATAAGTGAAACTCAATATAAAGAGACGCGAACATGTAGATGTGAAGAATGTGGTTATATGTGGGTACAAGAAGTCCGTGATGAAAATGGTTTTGGCGAATTTGAAGAAGAACAAATATCTTCCTGTCCAATGTGTGGGGGGTCATACCTGGCTCAAATGTAACTCGTAAGGAGAAGTCCATAAACTAATGTGCCAGAATAAAGTTCTTAATCTGATTACTTATGGATGTCAGATGAATAAGTATGATTCAGAAACAATTGCGGGAATCCTTCAGGATTATTCTTTAAGTGACGAATTGACCGAGGCTGATGTTGTGCTGATTAATACCTGTGCGGTGCGCCAACATGCAGAAGATAAAGTTTATTCCCTGTTAGGCAGACTCTCTAAAATTAAGGACATAAAACCTGATTTTAAAATAGGTGTGTGTGGTTGTGTTGCTCAACAACAGGGAAATAATCTCATAAGGAAATTTCCATCTGTTGACCTGGTAATTGGACCTGATAATCTTAATAGATTGCCTGATTTACTTGATAAAGTTTATAAAGGGGAAAAAATAGTCTTAACAGAACATCAACCATTACCAGACGATACTCTTCCCTCAAAACGAATGAACAAAATTAAGGCTTATGTGCCAATAACAATTGGATGTAATAATCGGTGTACTTATTGCGTTGTGCCTTATACAAGAGGAAATCTCCGCAGTAGACCTGCATATCAAATAATAGATGAAATAAAAAAACTGGTTGAATCAGGTTATCAAGAAATAACCGTCTTAGGTCAAAATGTAAATGACTATGGGATTGATTTTAGAGAAACAAAACTTAATTTCCGTGAATTATTAATAATGATTAGCAACATAAACAGTTTAAAGAGAATACGATTTATTACCTCTCACCCCAAAAATTTTAACTATGAATTAATTAATACCATCCCTCAACTCAAGAATGTCTGTGCGTATATTCACCTCCCTATTCAATCCGGCTC
Proteins encoded in this window:
- a CDS encoding HU family DNA-binding protein, with amino-acid sequence MTKKELVMKIANELNVTQTIIKSVIEKVFEGIEEALCSGQKIELRNFGILKVKSRKARVGRNPRTGQIVPIGIRKVITFKSGKRLRKKVENA
- the miaB gene encoding tRNA (N6-isopentenyl adenosine(37)-C2)-methylthiotransferase MiaB → MCQNKVLNLITYGCQMNKYDSETIAGILQDYSLSDELTEADVVLINTCAVRQHAEDKVYSLLGRLSKIKDIKPDFKIGVCGCVAQQQGNNLIRKFPSVDLVIGPDNLNRLPDLLDKVYKGEKIVLTEHQPLPDDTLPSKRMNKIKAYVPITIGCNNRCTYCVVPYTRGNLRSRPAYQIIDEIKKLVESGYQEITVLGQNVNDYGIDFRETKLNFRELLIMISNINSLKRIRFITSHPKNFNYELINTIPQLKNVCAYIHLPIQSGSDKILKLMNRGYSLKFYQQLVEYLREKVPEVSLTTDLIVGFPGEEEEDFEKTLKAVEEIKFDSAFTFKYSPRPNTESASFPNQIPEEIKQKRLEKLIELTSKITKQKNQQLVGKTTEILIEGKNPQDPSFLMGRTKTDKVVFIPSNGKSLMGEFVNVKLIRCGTFSFKGELINS